Proteins encoded by one window of Methanobacterium sp. CWC-01:
- a CDS encoding DUF11 domain-containing protein, whose amino-acid sequence MRKTIYSTILILVMGLSIIGAVFAEEPILNATAEKTVNDHEVNLGDDIIFNLTVTNPNLDDNFTGVVVTDVISDMVDYVSNSDPAKAIYDQATRTITWNIGNLNAGEVAELIIYTKAAKIGKFNNEFNGTYNVTVVDQPAYDEEVIVGYEQVITEWTHYPLGGGWFWGTYNEVNNWLNNLKDTYPLSSYPDAQFYGPSFSWYYHCWYACANIPTYCDDLSKPIYECIHHPATYKNETRYLYAAIDPGAILGLPEPNPEEPGEVSAATVTMQKTGVPIIGTILALLLVTAGVFLSKRKP is encoded by the coding sequence TTGAGAAAGACTATTTATTCAACCATATTGATCCTAGTAATGGGATTGAGCATAATTGGTGCTGTTTTTGCCGAAGAACCAATTCTAAACGCTACGGCCGAAAAAACGGTTAACGACCACGAAGTAAACCTTGGTGACGATATTATTTTTAACTTAACGGTTACCAATCCAAACCTGGATGACAACTTTACCGGAGTGGTGGTTACCGACGTCATTTCTGACATGGTAGATTATGTATCTAATAGTGATCCTGCCAAAGCCATCTATGACCAAGCCACAAGGACTATAACCTGGAATATTGGCAATTTAAATGCTGGTGAAGTAGCTGAATTAATTATTTACACTAAAGCAGCAAAGATTGGCAAGTTCAACAATGAATTCAATGGAACCTACAACGTAACCGTGGTGGATCAACCGGCCTACGATGAAGAAGTAATAGTGGGATACGAACAAGTTATCACGGAATGGACCCATTATCCACTGGGTGGTGGTTGGTTCTGGGGTACCTACAATGAAGTAAATAATTGGCTGAACAATCTTAAGGATACCTACCCGTTATCATCTTATCCTGACGCACAGTTCTACGGCCCAAGCTTTAGTTGGTATTACCACTGCTGGTACGCCTGCGCGAACATACCCACCTACTGCGATGACCTGTCAAAACCAATCTACGAATGCATACACCACCCTGCCACCTACAAAAACGAAACCAGATATCTCTACGCCGCCATTGACCCCGGAGCTATCCTGGGACTGCCGGAACCAAATCCGGAAGAACCTGGCGAAGTATCTGCAGCTACCGTGACCATGCAAAAAACAGGAGTACCAATAATAGGAACCATCCTAGCACTCTTACTGGTAACTGCCGGAGTGTTCCTATCTAAAAGAAAACCATAA
- a CDS encoding PLP-dependent aminotransferase family protein has translation MKYEFAARMGKVPRSFIREILKVTEDPEIISFAGGLPNPESFPYHDIKEVAVQVLEESGAQALQYSTTEGYYPLREWVSNRYQSKGVKVDPEEVLVTNGSQQGLDLVGKIFLNQEDPVLVERPTYLAALQSFGLYEPVFYSVPLEEDGVDVNRLEEALHEFDPKLFYAVPNFQNPTGISYSLKRRKEVARVLTGSNTVFVEDNPYGEIRFMGEDYPPVKAFLEESVLLGSFSKIVSPGIRLGWITAPAEVMDKLVTAKQASDLHSSLLSQMIVHRYLSEYPVEAHLEKIRSMYKSQRDLMVSLIQEEFPDDVQCTEPEGGMFLWVTLPEGMSSLELFEMALKEQVAFVPGQAFYAEEPQYNTLRMNFSNSSAEKIETGIKRLARSIRELEK, from the coding sequence ATGAAATATGAATTCGCAGCGAGAATGGGTAAGGTTCCCCGATCCTTTATTCGGGAGATACTGAAGGTCACTGAAGACCCGGAGATAATATCCTTTGCCGGTGGCCTGCCCAATCCAGAATCCTTCCCTTATCATGATATCAAGGAAGTGGCTGTCCAGGTTTTAGAAGAAAGCGGAGCCCAGGCACTCCAGTACAGCACCACCGAAGGGTATTATCCCCTGCGGGAATGGGTGTCTAACCGTTATCAGAGCAAGGGTGTGAAGGTAGACCCGGAGGAGGTCCTGGTTACCAACGGTTCCCAGCAGGGCCTGGATCTGGTGGGGAAGATCTTCCTCAACCAGGAGGACCCGGTCCTGGTGGAAAGACCCACTTACCTGGCAGCTCTGCAGTCCTTTGGACTCTACGAACCAGTATTCTATTCCGTGCCCCTGGAGGAAGATGGGGTGGATGTTAACCGGCTGGAGGAGGCCCTGCATGAATTTGATCCCAAACTCTTCTACGCGGTTCCCAACTTCCAGAACCCCACCGGCATAAGTTACTCCCTAAAACGCAGGAAGGAAGTTGCCCGGGTCTTAACCGGTAGTAATACGGTTTTCGTGGAGGACAATCCCTACGGGGAGATACGTTTCATGGGGGAGGACTATCCCCCGGTTAAGGCCTTTCTAGAGGAATCCGTACTCCTGGGCTCCTTTTCCAAGATAGTTTCCCCAGGCATTCGCCTGGGTTGGATAACTGCTCCAGCAGAGGTTATGGATAAACTGGTAACTGCCAAGCAGGCCTCGGACCTGCACTCCAGTTTACTGTCCCAGATGATTGTTCACCGTTATCTATCTGAGTACCCTGTGGAGGCCCATTTAGAAAAAATACGCAGCATGTACAAAAGTCAGCGGGACCTCATGGTCTCTTTGATACAGGAAGAGTTTCCGGATGATGTGCAGTGCACCGAACCCGAAGGGGGAATGTTCCTGTGGGTTACCCTTCCGGAGGGTATGTCCTCCCTGGAGCTTTTTGAAATGGCCCTTAAAGAGCAGGTGGCCTTTGTACCGGGACAGGCCTTCTATGCTGAAGAACCACAGTACAACACCTTGAGGATGAATTTCTCCAATAGCAGTGCGGAGAAGATAGAAACAGGTATAAAAAGGTTGGCCCGGTCCATAAGGGAACTTGAAAAGTAG
- a CDS encoding 4Fe-4S binding protein, translating to MAESLKGKFKKKCQEMGIPLVGFAPVDRWENPPPELPHQFEEWIPEEFWPQSIYPEAKTVIVIGLPVQLPILDTAPSIYYHELYHTINRLLDEKAYLLSNYLTREGYPSIYLPRDGYGDIEVLLKKPLAFFSHKHAAYLAGLGSIGWNNVLLTPEYGPRVRFTSIFTTASLEGDPIRGNDLCTRCLSCAKSCPVHALATKKEENFPPPMEKMNCANRSRKLRKKYLSPCGICIKVCPVGEDRVVFDREDTSIYFQEENFEKYHRAWEHVRKYGSKK from the coding sequence ATGGCAGAGTCACTAAAAGGCAAGTTCAAAAAAAAGTGCCAGGAAATGGGCATACCCCTGGTGGGCTTTGCACCGGTGGATAGGTGGGAAAACCCACCCCCGGAACTGCCCCACCAGTTCGAGGAGTGGATACCCGAAGAATTCTGGCCCCAGTCCATCTACCCCGAGGCCAAAACGGTAATTGTAATTGGACTGCCAGTGCAGCTCCCGATACTGGATACCGCACCCTCCATATATTACCATGAACTTTACCATACCATTAACCGGCTTTTAGATGAGAAGGCCTACCTGTTATCTAATTATCTTACCAGAGAGGGTTATCCTTCTATCTACCTTCCCCGGGATGGGTATGGCGATATTGAAGTGCTGCTGAAAAAGCCCCTGGCCTTTTTCTCCCACAAGCACGCCGCTTATCTGGCCGGTCTGGGATCCATAGGGTGGAATAATGTACTCTTAACTCCAGAATATGGACCCCGGGTTCGTTTCACCTCAATCTTCACCACCGCCTCCCTGGAGGGGGATCCTATCCGTGGTAATGATCTGTGCACCCGTTGCCTGTCCTGCGCTAAAAGCTGCCCAGTGCATGCGCTGGCCACTAAAAAGGAAGAAAACTTCCCCCCACCTATGGAGAAGATGAATTGTGCCAATCGGAGCAGGAAACTCCGTAAGAAGTATTTATCCCCCTGCGGAATATGTATCAAGGTCTGCCCGGTGGGAGAGGATCGGGTGGTGTTTGACCGGGAAGATACCAGCATCTACTTCCAGGAGGAGAATTTCGAGAAGTATCACCGGGCCTGGGAGCATGTTAGAAAGTATGGGAGCAAAAAATAA
- a CDS encoding cation-translocating P-type ATPase has protein sequence MWEEVKLEGMPGLSQEEVNLKLKTEGYNELPSPDKRTIFTIALEVVREPMFLLLIACGSIYLVLGDLEEALMLLAFVFVIMGITFYQERKTENTLDALRDLSSPRALVIRDGQQKRIAGREVVTGDIIMLKEGDRVPADAVVLSCSNLLINESLLTGESVPVRKVSCQGVLDMHPPGGDGLPSVYSGTLVVQGLGVALVQATGLDTEMGRIGKRLQSLETEDTVLQKETRRVVLNMALAGAALCVVVVVVYGLTRLDWLQGFLAGITLAMAILPEEIPVVFTIFLALGAWRISQNNVLTRRSQAIQALGSATVLCTDKTGTITLNQMTVRELMVQGESLEVNTQERELPEKFHPLVEYSILASQRDPFDPMEKSLKEFGNLTLQDTEHLHDEWSLIQEYPLSEELLAMSHVWRSPDGQEYLIAAKGAPEAVADLCHLPEMELNVLQEQITTLADQGLRVIGVAQGRFTQKDLPGEQHDFPFQFLGLVGFLDPLRPQVREAVAECYQAGIRVVMITGDYPGTASHIGSEIGLRNCDQVLTGPELNQMSDEQLKENIPEVNIFARVVPEEKLRLVEALKARGDTVAMTGDGVNDAPALKSAQIGISMGGRGTDVAREASALVLLDDDFSSIVSAVKMGRRIFDNLKKATSYIFAVHVPIVGMSLLPVIFGWPLVLFPMQIVILELIIDPACSVVFEAEPAEEDVMRRPPRSSRDPLFHPWTIGISILQGVVVLLIVLMVFVVAFYGGRGEDTSRALAFTTLLFGNLALILSNRSWNKTILQTLRSPNPALWWIMALAVIILGLVLYLPPLQSLFQFGVLSPTDILICFLAGGISVLWFEALKATKFSLKPPAK, from the coding sequence TTGTGGGAAGAGGTTAAACTGGAGGGAATGCCGGGACTATCCCAGGAAGAAGTTAACCTTAAACTGAAAACTGAAGGATATAATGAGCTTCCCTCCCCGGATAAGAGAACCATATTCACCATTGCCCTGGAGGTGGTGCGTGAACCCATGTTCCTCCTTTTAATTGCCTGCGGCAGCATCTATCTGGTGCTGGGAGACCTGGAGGAGGCCCTGATGCTCCTGGCCTTCGTGTTCGTGATTATGGGCATCACCTTCTACCAGGAACGGAAAACCGAGAACACCTTGGATGCCCTGCGGGACCTGTCCAGTCCCCGGGCCCTGGTCATCCGGGATGGACAGCAGAAAAGGATCGCAGGCAGAGAAGTGGTCACCGGGGATATCATCATGCTCAAGGAGGGGGATCGGGTCCCGGCCGATGCGGTGGTGCTTTCCTGCAGCAACCTCTTGATAAACGAGTCCCTCTTAACCGGGGAGTCAGTGCCGGTGCGTAAGGTGTCCTGCCAGGGAGTGCTGGACATGCATCCTCCGGGTGGTGATGGACTTCCCTCAGTCTACTCTGGTACCCTGGTGGTGCAGGGACTTGGGGTGGCCCTGGTGCAGGCCACCGGACTGGATACTGAAATGGGCCGTATTGGTAAGAGGCTGCAGTCCCTGGAAACCGAGGACACCGTCCTCCAGAAGGAAACCCGCCGGGTGGTCCTGAACATGGCCCTGGCCGGTGCGGCCCTATGCGTAGTGGTGGTGGTAGTCTATGGCTTAACCCGCCTGGACTGGTTGCAGGGCTTCCTGGCCGGGATCACCCTGGCCATGGCCATCCTCCCCGAGGAGATCCCGGTGGTATTCACCATCTTCCTGGCCCTGGGTGCCTGGCGCATATCCCAGAACAATGTCCTCACCCGGCGTTCCCAGGCCATACAGGCCCTGGGATCGGCCACGGTACTGTGCACGGATAAGACCGGGACCATCACCCTTAACCAGATGACGGTCCGTGAACTGATGGTGCAGGGTGAGTCCCTGGAGGTTAACACCCAAGAACGGGAGTTGCCGGAGAAGTTCCATCCACTGGTGGAGTACAGTATCCTGGCCAGTCAGAGGGACCCCTTCGACCCCATGGAGAAATCTTTAAAGGAATTCGGTAACCTTACCCTGCAGGACACCGAGCACCTCCATGATGAGTGGAGCCTGATCCAGGAATATCCCCTCTCGGAAGAGCTTCTGGCCATGTCCCATGTATGGCGCTCCCCTGATGGGCAGGAATATCTCATCGCTGCCAAGGGGGCTCCGGAGGCAGTGGCGGATCTGTGTCACCTGCCAGAGATGGAATTAAATGTCTTGCAGGAGCAGATCACCACCTTAGCCGATCAGGGTTTGCGGGTTATTGGCGTGGCCCAGGGACGATTCACCCAGAAGGACCTGCCCGGAGAGCAGCACGACTTCCCCTTCCAGTTTCTGGGCCTGGTGGGCTTCCTTGATCCCCTGCGCCCCCAGGTACGGGAGGCGGTGGCCGAGTGTTACCAGGCTGGTATCCGGGTGGTGATGATCACCGGAGACTACCCCGGCACCGCTTCCCACATCGGATCCGAGATAGGGCTCCGGAACTGTGACCAGGTACTCACCGGGCCGGAATTAAACCAGATGAGTGATGAACAACTGAAGGAGAATATCCCGGAGGTTAACATCTTCGCCCGGGTGGTTCCGGAAGAGAAGCTGCGCCTGGTGGAGGCCCTCAAGGCCAGGGGGGATACGGTGGCCATGACTGGGGATGGGGTGAACGATGCTCCGGCACTGAAATCCGCCCAGATCGGTATCAGTATGGGTGGCCGGGGGACGGATGTGGCCCGGGAGGCCTCGGCCCTGGTGCTCCTGGATGATGATTTTTCCTCCATTGTCTCGGCAGTGAAGATGGGCCGGCGCATCTTCGACAACCTGAAGAAGGCCACCTCCTACATCTTCGCCGTGCACGTGCCCATTGTGGGCATGTCCCTTTTACCGGTGATCTTCGGCTGGCCCCTGGTCCTGTTTCCCATGCAGATCGTCATCCTGGAACTCATCATCGACCCGGCCTGTTCCGTGGTCTTCGAGGCAGAACCCGCCGAGGAGGATGTTATGCGCCGGCCTCCCCGCAGCTCCAGGGATCCCCTCTTCCATCCCTGGACCATAGGTATCAGCATCCTCCAGGGAGTGGTGGTACTCTTGATTGTACTGATGGTCTTTGTAGTGGCCTTCTACGGGGGTCGGGGTGAGGATACCTCCCGGGCTCTGGCCTTTACCACCCTGCTTTTTGGTAATCTGGCCCTGATCCTCTCTAACCGTTCCTGGAACAAAACCATTCTCCAGACCCTGCGTTCACCTAACCCGGCCCTGTGGTGGATCATGGCCCTGGCAGTTATTATCCTGGGACTGGTACTCTACCTACCACCTCTGCAGAGTTTATTCCAGTTTGGGGTGCTCTCACCCACCGATATCCTAATCTGTTTCCTGGCCGGTGGTATCAGTGTACTGTGGTTCGAGGCCCTGAAGGCCACCAAGTTCAGTCTGAAACCCCCTGCTAAGTGA